In Erpetoichthys calabaricus chromosome 6, fErpCal1.3, whole genome shotgun sequence, one genomic interval encodes:
- the ythdf3 gene encoding YTH domain-containing family protein 3 isoform X2 has translation MHQKDAVNEDDFEPYLSNQTNQSSSYPPMSDPYMPSYYAPSFGLPYSLGEAAWSTAGDPPMPYLTTYGQMSNGEHHFIPDGVFSQPGALGNTPPFLSQHGFNFFPGNADFSTWGTSGSQGQSTQSSAYSNSYGYPPSSLGRAITDGQAGFGSDTQLSKVPGLSSIEQGMAGLKLGADMAVAVTKTVGSALGAAVGMSSMAANSMPPVSSSAPKSTSWAAIARKPAKPQPKLKPKANMTMGGATIPPPPIKHNMNIGTWDDKGPMAKSPLAQQVLTAQPLVQQQLLAQPQALIQNQLPPQQQQHMQSTQPPQQLPHGSPLQHQHQHQTVQPQQQQVLSQQQPPSQQQPPPPQNRWIAPRNRGVGFNQSSGADNFALGVGVAVSAATASLEVHPVLEKLKALNNYNPKDFDWNLKNGRVFIIKSYSEDDIHRSIKYSIWCSTEHGNKRLDAAFRSLGAKGPLYLLFSVNGSGHFCGVAEMKSVVDYNAYAGVWSQDKWKGKFEVKWIFVKDVPNNQLRHIRLENNDNKPVTNSRDTQEVPLEKAKQVLKIIATFKHTTSIFDDFAHYEKRQEEEDAIRRERNRNKQ, from the coding sequence AGTAGCAGCTATCCACCAATGTCGGACCCCTACATGCCTAGCTATTATGCGCCGTCATTTGGATTACCATACTCCTTAGGTGAAGCTGCCTGGTCTACAGCAGGAGATCCTCCCATGCCCTACTTAACTACCTATGGACAGATGAGCAATGGTGAACACCACTTTATCCCAGATGGTGTTTTTAGTCAGCCCGGTGCTTTAGGAAATACGCCTCCTTTCCTCAGCCAACATGGATTCAACTTTTTTCCTGGCAATGCAGACTTTTCCACCTGGGGGACCAGTGGCTCGCAGGGACAGTCAACACAGAGCTCTGCTTATAGTAACAGTTATGGATACCCACCTAGTTCCTTAGGCCGTGCTATTACAGATGGACAAGCTGGATTTGGTAGTGACACTCAGCTTAGCAAGGTTCCAGGGCTTAGCAGTATTGAGCAAGGCATGGCTGGTCTGAAACTGGGTGCAGATATGGCAGTAGCTGTAACTAAAACTGTGGGTTCTGCTTTAGGAGCTGCAGTAGGAATGAGCAGCATGGCAGCTAACAGTATGCCACCAGTTAGCTCGTCTGCTCCTAAGTCCACTTCTTGGGCAGCAATTGCTCGGAAGCCAGCAAAACCACAACCCAAACTTAAGCCTAAAGCAAATATGACAATGGGTGGTGCCACCATTCCTCCACCTCCAATAAAGCACAATATGAACATCGGTACCTGGGATGATAAGGGGCCCATGGCAAAATCCCCACTAGCACAACAAGTGTTAACTGCTCAGCCACTTGTCCAGCAACAGCTCCTAGCACAGCCACAAGCCTTGATCCAAAACCAGCTGCCCCCTCAGCAACAACAGCATATGCAGTCCACACAGCCTCCTCAGCAGTTGCCCCATGGATCCCCATTACAGCACCAGCACCAGCATCAGACAGTTCAGCCTCAGCAGCAGCAAGTGCTTTCACAGCAACAGCCCCCTTCTCAACagcaaccaccaccaccacaaaacCGATGGATAGCACCTCGAAACAGAGGTGTTGGGTTCAATCAGAGCAGTGGTGCTGATAACTTTGCCTTGGGTGTGGGGGTGGCTGTTAGTGCTGCTACTGCATCTCTTGAGGTTCACCCTGTGCTAGAAAAACTTAAGGCCCTCAACAACTACAATCCCAAAGACTTTGACTGGAACCTGAAGAATGGTCGCGTGTTCATCATCAAAAGCTACTCTGAAGATGATATACACCGCTCAATCAAGTACTCTATTTGGTGTAGTACTGAGCATGGCAACAAACGACTGGATGCAGCATTCCGCTCACTTGGTGCCAAGGGTCCTCTATACTTGCTCTTCAGCGTTAATGGAAGTGGACATTTTTGTGGTGTAGCAGAGATGAAGTCTGTAGTTGACTATAATGCATATGCTGGTGTATGGTCTCAGgataaatggaaggggaaattTGAAGTTAAATGGATCTTTGTTAAAGATGTTCCCAACAACCAGCTACGACATATTAGATTGGAAAACAATGACAACAAACCGGTTACCAACTCCAGGGACACTCAAGAAGTGCCCCTGGAAAAGGCTAAGCAAGTCCTTAAAATCATAGCGACTTTCAAGCATACCACCTCAATCTTTGATGACTTTGCACATTATGAAAAGCGACAGGAGGAAGAGGATGCCATCCGTCGG
- the ythdf3 gene encoding YTH domain-containing family protein 3 isoform X1 produces the protein MSATSVDQRPKGQGNKVQNGSMHQKDAVNEDDFEPYLSNQTNQSSSYPPMSDPYMPSYYAPSFGLPYSLGEAAWSTAGDPPMPYLTTYGQMSNGEHHFIPDGVFSQPGALGNTPPFLSQHGFNFFPGNADFSTWGTSGSQGQSTQSSAYSNSYGYPPSSLGRAITDGQAGFGSDTQLSKVPGLSSIEQGMAGLKLGADMAVAVTKTVGSALGAAVGMSSMAANSMPPVSSSAPKSTSWAAIARKPAKPQPKLKPKANMTMGGATIPPPPIKHNMNIGTWDDKGPMAKSPLAQQVLTAQPLVQQQLLAQPQALIQNQLPPQQQQHMQSTQPPQQLPHGSPLQHQHQHQTVQPQQQQVLSQQQPPSQQQPPPPQNRWIAPRNRGVGFNQSSGADNFALGVGVAVSAATASLEVHPVLEKLKALNNYNPKDFDWNLKNGRVFIIKSYSEDDIHRSIKYSIWCSTEHGNKRLDAAFRSLGAKGPLYLLFSVNGSGHFCGVAEMKSVVDYNAYAGVWSQDKWKGKFEVKWIFVKDVPNNQLRHIRLENNDNKPVTNSRDTQEVPLEKAKQVLKIIATFKHTTSIFDDFAHYEKRQEEEDAIRRERNRNKQ, from the coding sequence AGTAGCAGCTATCCACCAATGTCGGACCCCTACATGCCTAGCTATTATGCGCCGTCATTTGGATTACCATACTCCTTAGGTGAAGCTGCCTGGTCTACAGCAGGAGATCCTCCCATGCCCTACTTAACTACCTATGGACAGATGAGCAATGGTGAACACCACTTTATCCCAGATGGTGTTTTTAGTCAGCCCGGTGCTTTAGGAAATACGCCTCCTTTCCTCAGCCAACATGGATTCAACTTTTTTCCTGGCAATGCAGACTTTTCCACCTGGGGGACCAGTGGCTCGCAGGGACAGTCAACACAGAGCTCTGCTTATAGTAACAGTTATGGATACCCACCTAGTTCCTTAGGCCGTGCTATTACAGATGGACAAGCTGGATTTGGTAGTGACACTCAGCTTAGCAAGGTTCCAGGGCTTAGCAGTATTGAGCAAGGCATGGCTGGTCTGAAACTGGGTGCAGATATGGCAGTAGCTGTAACTAAAACTGTGGGTTCTGCTTTAGGAGCTGCAGTAGGAATGAGCAGCATGGCAGCTAACAGTATGCCACCAGTTAGCTCGTCTGCTCCTAAGTCCACTTCTTGGGCAGCAATTGCTCGGAAGCCAGCAAAACCACAACCCAAACTTAAGCCTAAAGCAAATATGACAATGGGTGGTGCCACCATTCCTCCACCTCCAATAAAGCACAATATGAACATCGGTACCTGGGATGATAAGGGGCCCATGGCAAAATCCCCACTAGCACAACAAGTGTTAACTGCTCAGCCACTTGTCCAGCAACAGCTCCTAGCACAGCCACAAGCCTTGATCCAAAACCAGCTGCCCCCTCAGCAACAACAGCATATGCAGTCCACACAGCCTCCTCAGCAGTTGCCCCATGGATCCCCATTACAGCACCAGCACCAGCATCAGACAGTTCAGCCTCAGCAGCAGCAAGTGCTTTCACAGCAACAGCCCCCTTCTCAACagcaaccaccaccaccacaaaacCGATGGATAGCACCTCGAAACAGAGGTGTTGGGTTCAATCAGAGCAGTGGTGCTGATAACTTTGCCTTGGGTGTGGGGGTGGCTGTTAGTGCTGCTACTGCATCTCTTGAGGTTCACCCTGTGCTAGAAAAACTTAAGGCCCTCAACAACTACAATCCCAAAGACTTTGACTGGAACCTGAAGAATGGTCGCGTGTTCATCATCAAAAGCTACTCTGAAGATGATATACACCGCTCAATCAAGTACTCTATTTGGTGTAGTACTGAGCATGGCAACAAACGACTGGATGCAGCATTCCGCTCACTTGGTGCCAAGGGTCCTCTATACTTGCTCTTCAGCGTTAATGGAAGTGGACATTTTTGTGGTGTAGCAGAGATGAAGTCTGTAGTTGACTATAATGCATATGCTGGTGTATGGTCTCAGgataaatggaaggggaaattTGAAGTTAAATGGATCTTTGTTAAAGATGTTCCCAACAACCAGCTACGACATATTAGATTGGAAAACAATGACAACAAACCGGTTACCAACTCCAGGGACACTCAAGAAGTGCCCCTGGAAAAGGCTAAGCAAGTCCTTAAAATCATAGCGACTTTCAAGCATACCACCTCAATCTTTGATGACTTTGCACATTATGAAAAGCGACAGGAGGAAGAGGATGCCATCCGTCGG